The following are from one region of the Hymenobacter sp. YIM 151858-1 genome:
- a CDS encoding M16 family metallopeptidase translates to MIQFQEFTLDNGLRCIVHEDFTQPMAVLNILYNVGSRDEDPAQTGFAHLFEHLMFSGSVNIPSYDEPLQRVGGENNAFTSPDITNYYLTVPAQNIETGFWLESDRMLSLAFSENGLEVQRKVVVEEFKQNYLNQPYGDVWLKLRPLAYQHHPYQWATIGKEISHIENATMQQVRDFFAKHYSPANAVLVVAGAVSLDEVKRLAEKWFGPIPAGTRYERQLPQEPRQTEARLLTVEADVPLSALYKVYHMPSRADEAYQAADLLSDVLGRGKSSRLYQRLVKERPLFNSISASVSGSLEPGLFVISGKLNEGVSLEEADAAVTEVVEELRHQEIAAEELEKVKNQAEASIVFSEVELLHRAMNLAYYKLIGDANLVNEESARVQAVTPAHVLAAAREVLRPDNCSTLRYQARPAAANKKIAEAETASA, encoded by the coding sequence ATGATACAATTCCAGGAATTTACCCTCGACAACGGCCTGCGCTGCATTGTGCACGAAGATTTTACGCAGCCTATGGCCGTGCTGAACATCCTCTACAACGTAGGCTCGCGCGACGAAGACCCCGCGCAAACGGGCTTTGCGCACTTGTTTGAGCACCTGATGTTTTCGGGCTCCGTCAACATTCCGTCGTACGACGAGCCGCTGCAGCGCGTGGGCGGCGAAAACAACGCCTTCACCTCGCCCGACATCACCAACTACTACCTCACGGTGCCGGCCCAGAACATCGAAACCGGTTTCTGGCTTGAGTCGGACCGCATGCTGAGCCTCGCGTTTTCGGAAAACGGCCTGGAGGTGCAGCGCAAAGTGGTGGTAGAGGAGTTCAAGCAAAACTACCTCAACCAGCCATACGGCGACGTGTGGCTGAAGCTGCGGCCCCTCGCCTACCAGCACCACCCCTACCAGTGGGCCACCATCGGCAAGGAAATCAGCCACATCGAAAACGCCACCATGCAGCAGGTGCGCGACTTCTTTGCCAAGCATTACTCGCCCGCCAACGCCGTTTTGGTGGTGGCCGGCGCCGTGAGCCTGGATGAAGTGAAGCGCCTGGCCGAAAAGTGGTTTGGCCCCATACCGGCCGGCACGCGCTACGAGCGGCAGCTGCCCCAGGAGCCGCGCCAGACGGAAGCCCGCCTGCTCACGGTGGAGGCCGATGTGCCGCTGAGCGCCCTGTACAAAGTGTACCACATGCCCAGCCGCGCCGACGAGGCCTACCAGGCCGCCGATTTGCTGAGCGACGTGCTAGGCCGCGGCAAATCGTCGCGCTTGTACCAGCGCCTGGTAAAGGAGCGGCCGTTGTTCAACTCCATATCGGCTTCGGTGTCGGGCTCATTGGAGCCGGGCTTGTTTGTAATCAGCGGCAAGCTGAACGAAGGCGTAAGCCTGGAAGAAGCCGACGCGGCCGTAACGGAGGTGGTGGAGGAGCTGCGCCACCAGGAAATAGCTGCCGAGGAGCTGGAAAAGGTGAAAAACCAGGCCGAGGCCAGCATCGTGTTCAGCGAAGTAGAGCTTCTGCACCGCGCCATGAACTTAGCCTACTACAAGCTCATCGGCGATGCTAACCTGGTAAACGAAGAAAGCGCCCGCGTGCAGGCCGTTACGCCGGCCCACGTGCTGGCAGCCGCCCGCGAAGTGCTCCGCCCCGACAACTGCTCGACGCTGCGCTACCAGGCCCGCCCGGCCGCCGCAAACAAAAAAATAGCCGAGGCTGAAACAGCCTCGGCTTAA
- a CDS encoding alpha-ketoacid dehydrogenase subunit alpha/beta: MTFDRKDYSNDELLRLYEGLLKPRMIEEKMLILLRQGKVSKWFSGIGQEAISVGSTLALHPDEYILPLHRNLGVFTCRQLPLDRLFAQWQGKKTGFTKGRDRSFHFGTNEHHIVGMISHLGPQLAVADGIALASVLDNEGKVTVVYSGDGGASEGDFHEGLNVAAVWQLPVIFIVENNGYGLSTPSNEQFRHGYFINKGPAYGIEAVQVDGNNVLEVYDTVRRLAEDLRQNPRPVLLEALTFRMRGHEEASGTKYVPQELFEEWGQKDPVENFERYLLEQGVLDEEAKQRYRRTIKDEIDEAWRVVFDTPEVTADTAEEVADMYRPFAAPDQAPALGAASTEKRYVDAISDGLRQSMERYPELVLMGQDIAEYGGVFKVTDGFVQQFGKGRVRNTPLCESAIVGAGLGLSIRGKKAMVEMQFADFVTCGFNQIVNNLAKSHYRWGQNADVVVRMPTGAGSAAGPFHSQSNEAWFVHTPGLKVVYPSTPYDAKGLLAAAIEDPNPVIYFEHKLLYRSVSEPVPDEYYTVPIGKARLAREGADLSIITYGLGVHWATKLANEMQLDCDILDLRSLLPWDQDAVRATVEKTGRVIILHEDTLTGGIGGEIAAWIAEHCFTALDAPVQRVASLDTAIPFAPALEQNFLAESRLRQYLEKLLAY; this comes from the coding sequence ATGACATTCGACCGCAAAGACTACTCGAACGACGAGCTGCTCCGCCTGTACGAGGGCCTGCTGAAGCCCCGCATGATCGAAGAGAAAATGCTTATTCTGCTGCGCCAGGGCAAGGTAAGCAAGTGGTTTTCGGGCATTGGGCAAGAGGCCATTTCGGTGGGTAGCACCCTGGCCCTGCACCCCGACGAGTACATCCTGCCGCTGCACCGCAACTTAGGCGTGTTTACGTGCCGCCAACTGCCCTTGGATCGGCTGTTTGCGCAGTGGCAGGGCAAGAAAACGGGCTTCACGAAAGGCCGCGACCGGTCTTTCCACTTCGGCACCAACGAGCACCACATCGTGGGCATGATTTCGCACCTAGGGCCGCAGCTGGCCGTAGCCGATGGCATTGCCCTGGCCTCGGTGCTCGATAACGAAGGCAAAGTAACGGTGGTGTACTCCGGCGACGGCGGCGCTTCCGAAGGCGACTTCCACGAGGGCCTGAACGTGGCCGCCGTGTGGCAGCTGCCGGTTATTTTCATTGTCGAAAACAACGGCTACGGCCTCAGTACGCCCAGCAACGAGCAGTTCCGCCACGGTTACTTCATCAACAAAGGCCCGGCCTACGGCATCGAGGCTGTGCAGGTAGATGGCAACAACGTGCTGGAGGTGTACGACACCGTGCGCCGCCTTGCCGAAGACCTGCGCCAGAACCCGCGCCCCGTGCTGCTGGAGGCGCTTACCTTCCGGATGCGCGGCCACGAGGAAGCCTCGGGCACCAAGTACGTGCCGCAGGAGCTGTTTGAGGAATGGGGCCAGAAAGACCCCGTGGAAAACTTCGAGCGCTACCTGCTGGAGCAGGGCGTGCTCGACGAGGAAGCCAAGCAGCGTTACCGCCGCACCATCAAAGACGAAATCGACGAGGCCTGGCGCGTGGTGTTCGACACGCCCGAGGTAACGGCCGACACCGCCGAGGAAGTGGCCGATATGTACCGCCCCTTCGCGGCGCCCGACCAGGCACCGGCCCTAGGTGCCGCCAGCACCGAGAAGCGCTACGTAGATGCCATTTCCGATGGCCTGCGCCAGAGCATGGAGCGCTACCCCGAACTGGTGCTCATGGGCCAGGACATTGCCGAGTATGGCGGCGTATTTAAAGTGACGGATGGCTTTGTGCAGCAGTTTGGCAAAGGCCGCGTGCGCAACACGCCCTTGTGCGAGTCGGCCATTGTGGGCGCGGGCCTGGGCCTGAGCATTCGGGGCAAGAAGGCAATGGTAGAAATGCAATTCGCCGACTTCGTTACCTGCGGCTTCAACCAAATTGTAAACAACCTCGCCAAAAGCCACTACCGCTGGGGCCAGAACGCCGACGTGGTGGTGCGCATGCCCACCGGCGCGGGTTCGGCCGCCGGGCCGTTCCATTCGCAAAGCAACGAGGCGTGGTTTGTGCACACGCCGGGCTTGAAGGTGGTGTACCCCAGCACGCCCTACGACGCCAAAGGCCTGCTCGCCGCCGCCATCGAAGACCCCAACCCGGTAATCTACTTCGAGCATAAGCTGCTGTACCGCTCGGTAAGCGAGCCGGTGCCCGACGAGTACTACACCGTGCCCATCGGCAAGGCCCGCTTGGCGCGCGAGGGTGCCGACCTGAGTATCATTACCTACGGCCTAGGGGTGCACTGGGCCACCAAGCTGGCCAACGAAATGCAGCTCGACTGCGACATCCTGGACCTGCGCAGCCTGCTGCCCTGGGACCAAGACGCTGTGCGCGCTACCGTGGAGAAAACCGGCCGCGTCATCATTCTGCACGAAGACACGCTTACCGGCGGCATTGGCGGCGAAATTGCCGCCTGGATTGCCGAGCACTGCTTTACCGCGCTCGATGCGCCCGTGCAGCGCGTGGCTTCGCTCGATACAGCTATTCCGTTTGCGCCGGCCCTGGAGCAAAACTTCCTGGCCGAAAGTCGCCTGCGGCAGTACCTCGAAAAGCTGCTTGCCTACTAA